TTGTAGAACTCATCATAGTTATTAGTTCCTTTTGCGATCGTACATTGAAGTCATCTTCCTGATTTCCTGTTATTTTATGTTGTTGCCGCATTATATTTTCTATACTCGAAATGGCTTGATCTGTAGCATCTTCGCTAACCGCCGAAACCGATATGGATTGTATATAAGTTATTGCCAATATACGCTTTTGTACAGTAGTATAAGGTGATATCATCAGGTCATCCTGATCCATTCCCATTGTATTATCCCCTTTTGATGTTAATACGCCGATGACTTTGAATGGAATTTTATTGAAACGTATTGTTTGCCCTACAGGATCTTCTCCATTCGTGAATAGGTTATCAACTACAGTTTGTCCGATTACACATACTTTTGCAGACGTCTTCACATCGGCATCGGTAAACATTTCACCTTGTGCTATTGTATATTTGCGGATATCAAGAAAAGAAGGATTTACCCCATAGATAGATGTTGGGGCATTATTTGCTCCAAAAATCACTTGCCCCGAAGATTGAACTTCCGGCGATGCTGCAGAAATGAATTCTGCCTGATCTACGATTGCCTGATAATCTTCCATCTTTAATGTTTGCATACTGGAAGAGCTTTGGCGCACACCCCCAAATTGTCCGGTTCCGGGGCGTATATTTATCATATTAGAGCCCATTGTGGAAATCTGATCCTGTATACTTTTTTTAGATCCTTGACCTATTGCAAGCATCGTAATAACGGCAGCTACACCGATAATTATACCAAGCATAGTAAGGAATCCCCTAAACTTATTACCACTAAGGGCTCGTAATGCTATTTTAAAGAGATTGATGAAATTCATTTTAATATATCAGTTTTCTACCGGTAATTTAGCGAGAAATTCTTTTGCCGATTGAATATTTATGTTCCTTGTATCTTCCTTGATACGTCCGTCTCGTATAACAATATTACGACTGCTAAATGCCGATATTTCGGGGTTGTGTGTAACGAATATAATAGTACGTCCTTCGGAGTGTAACCGCTGCATCAGTGATAATATTTCGAACGAAGTACGAGTGTCCAAATTCCCTGTTGCTTCGTCTGCTAATATGATAACAGGTTCGTTCACTAATGCTCTGGCAATGGCTACTCGTTGCATTTGCCCTCCCGACATTTGATTCGATTTATGATTCAGTCTGTCTCCCAGTCCTACATCTTGCAAAGCCTTTATGGCTCTTTGGTGACGATCTTTTGCCGATATATCCGGATTGTACATCAATGGCAGCTCAACGTTTTCAACAGCTGTTGTTTTTGCCAGTAAATTGTAAGACTGAAATATAAATCCTATCTTACGATTCCGGAGGGTTGCTCTTTCATTTTTACCCATTTTGCGTACAGAAATCCCATCCAAATAATATTCACCATCGGACGGTGTATCCAAACAGCCCAGTATATTCAATAAAGTAGATTTACCCGAGCCGCTTGTACCCATGATTGTGACAAATTCGCCTTCGGATATACTAAAGTCTATTCCCCTCAAAGCAAGAACCGTTTCATCACCAACAATATAGTTTCGCTTAAGGTTTTCAACTCTTATAATTTCTTTAGTCATTACGTTATTTTTTCTTATTGTCTTCGGGGCGTTTTGGCATAAAAGGGCTAGATTCTCCATTTCCATTCGTTTGTCCTTCGGGTTTATCACCATTTGTCTTTTGTGATACTCCGGTTACAACTTCCTCTCCTACATGCAGTCCTTCTATTATAGCCGTATGTATGCCGTCGGTTTTACCAATCACAATATGTTTGGGTAATAGCTTATCTCCGTCCTTTACCCATACTATTTTCTGAGTTTTATCATTATTAGGATCAACAGGACCTCTTTGTTCTGATACCTTTAACCCTTCTATATCTTTCATTACTTCGGGTGCAGGGTTGAAACGTAAAGCTTTTGAAGGAATCAATAGTAAGTCTTTTTCTTCCATTGTATAGATGTTTACGTTTGCTGTCAGCCCTGGTTTTAATTTGAGGTCAGGGTTGGGTGCATCTATTACAACTTGATATGTAACTACGTTGGATGTAGTTGTTGCTTCCAGTCTTACCTGCACTACTTTCCCTTGGAATTCGTCTTCGGGAAAAGCATCCACAGTAAAAGATACTCGTTGTCCCTCTTTTACTCCGCCTATATCTGCTTCATCTACATTGGCTATTACGCGCATCTTGGTCAGGTCGTTTGCGATGGTGAAAAGAGTCGGAGTGCTGAATGATGCAGCTACCGTTTGTCCTTGTTCTACGGCACGGGAAACAACTACTCCGTCTATTGTGGAAGTAATAGTTGCATAACCAAGATTGGTTTGAGCCTTTAATACGGCTGCTTTGGAAGATGTTACAGCCAGTTGAGCGGTTTTGTATGTCGATTCGGCATTTTCCCAATCAACCTTGCTGATCGCTTGTTTTTCCCAAAGGCTTTTTTGCCTCTCATAATTTTTCTTTTGAAGATCCAGATCTACTTGTCTCGATTGAAGTGCTGCATTTGCATTTTCCAGTTCAGATGCGAGTAGGCGTTTATCTAGTTCGGCAAGTACTTGTCCGGCCTTGACCTCCGAATTGTAATCCACATATATTTTAGATATTACTCCCGAAACCTGTGTACCTACTTCTA
The Dysgonomonas mossii genome window above contains:
- a CDS encoding ABC transporter ATP-binding protein, which encodes MTKEIIRVENLKRNYIVGDETVLALRGIDFSISEGEFVTIMGTSGSGKSTLLNILGCLDTPSDGEYYLDGISVRKMGKNERATLRNRKIGFIFQSYNLLAKTTAVENVELPLMYNPDISAKDRHQRAIKALQDVGLGDRLNHKSNQMSGGQMQRVAIARALVNEPVIILADEATGNLDTRTSFEILSLMQRLHSEGRTIIFVTHNPEISAFSSRNIVIRDGRIKEDTRNINIQSAKEFLAKLPVEN
- a CDS encoding efflux RND transporter periplasmic adaptor subunit → MMKRKSKKYLIIGAIVLTLCCIAFLIFPQGKKTITTLTTAKVDKGNLSIAITATGTIEPITLVEVGTQVSGVISKIYVDYNSEVKAGQVLAELDKRLLASELENANAALQSRQVDLDLQKKNYERQKSLWEKQAISKVDWENAESTYKTAQLAVTSSKAAVLKAQTNLGYATITSTIDGVVVSRAVEQGQTVAASFSTPTLFTIANDLTKMRVIANVDEADIGGVKEGQRVSFTVDAFPEDEFQGKVVQVRLEATTTSNVVTYQVVIDAPNPDLKLKPGLTANVNIYTMEEKDLLLIPSKALRFNPAPEVMKDIEGLKVSEQRGPVDPNNDKTQKIVWVKDGDKLLPKHIVIGKTDGIHTAIIEGLHVGEEVVTGVSQKTNGDKPEGQTNGNGESSPFMPKRPEDNKKK
- a CDS encoding ABC transporter permease, whose amino-acid sequence is MNFINLFKIALRALSGNKFRGFLTMLGIIIGVAAVITMLAIGQGSKKSIQDQISTMGSNMINIRPGTGQFGGVRQSSSSMQTLKMEDYQAIVDQAEFISAASPEVQSSGQVIFGANNAPTSIYGVNPSFLDIRKYTIAQGEMFTDADVKTSAKVCVIGQTVVDNLFTNGEDPVGQTIRFNKIPFKVIGVLTSKGDNTMGMDQDDLMISPYTTVQKRILAITYIQSISVSAVSEDATDQAISSIENIMRQQHKITGNQEDDFNVRSQKELITMMSSTTDMMTILLACIAGISLFVGGIGIMNIMYVSVTERTREIGLRMSIGAKGFDILMQFLIESILLSVTGGVIGVIIGIGSAYIVKNILAWPIDIQVYTIALSFIVCTATGIFFGWYPAKKASTLDPIDALRYE